A window of the Cherax quadricarinatus isolate ZL_2023a chromosome 23, ASM3850222v1, whole genome shotgun sequence genome harbors these coding sequences:
- the LOC138853139 gene encoding uncharacterized protein, which produces MKIGEEQRRLPPEYGLGGQRLQTSLKEKDLGLFSRILLAVFNATLAVFNTTLAVFKTPSCLQGSYQLSSRTLLAVFNTILAVFKTLLAVLKTLLAVLKTLLAVLKTLLGFLKTLLGFLKTLLGVLKTLLAILKTLLAVLKTLLAVLKTLLAVLKTLLAILKTLLAVLKTLLAFLKTLLAFLKNLLAFLKNLLAFLKNLLAFLKNLLAFLKNLLDFLKTLLAVLKTLLAILKTLLAVLKTLLAFLKTLLAVLKTLLAFLKTLLAFLKNLLAFLKNLLAFLKNLLAFLKNLLAFLKNLLAFLKNLLAFLKNLLAFLKTLLAVLKTLLAILKTLLAVLKTLLGFLKTLLAFLKTLLAFLKNLLAFLKTLLAFLKNLLAFLKNLLAFLKNLLAFLKNLLAFLKNLLAFLKNLLAFLKNLLAFLKTLLAVLKTLLAILKTLLAVLKTLLGFLKTLLAFLKTLLAFLKNLLAFLKNLLAFLKNLLAFLKNLLAFLKNLLAFLKNLLAFLKNLLAFLKNLLAFLKNLLAFLKNLLAFLKNLLAFLKNLLAFLKNLLAFLKNLLAFLKNLLAFLKNLLAFLKNLLAFLKNLLAFLKNLLAFLKNLLAFLKTLLAV; this is translated from the exons atgaagattggggaagagcaaagaagactgcCGCCGGAATacggtctagggggccagagactacaaacctcactcaaggaaaaagatcttggg CTGTTTTCAAGGATCCTACTAGCTGTCTTCAACGccaccctagctgtcttcaacaccaccctagctgtcttcaagacccctagctgtcttcaaggatCCTACCAGCTGTCTTCAAGGACCCTACTAGCTGTCTTCAACACaatcctagctgtcttcaagaccctatTAGCTGTCCTCAAGACCCTACTAGCTGTCCTCAAGACCCTACTAGCTGTCCTCAAGACCCTACTAGGTTTCCTCAAGACCCTACTAGGTTTCCTCAAGACCCTACTAGGTGTCCTCAAGACCCTACTAGCTATCCTCAAGACCCTATTAGCTGTCCTCAAGACCCTACTAGCTGTCCTCAAGACCCTACTAGCTGTCCTCAAGACCCTACTAGCTATCCTCAAAACCCTATTAGCTGTCCTCAAGACCCTACTAGCTTTCCTCAAGACCCTACTAGCTTTCCTCAAGAACCTACTAGCTTTCCTCAAGAACCTACTAGCTTTCCTCAAGAACCTACTAGCTTTCCTCAAGAACCTACTAGCTTTCCTCAAGAACCTACTAGATTTCCTCAAGACCCTACTAGCTGTCCTCAAGACCCTACTAGCTATCCTCAAAACCCTATTAGCTGTCCTCAAGACCCTACTAGCTTTCCTCAAGACCCTACTAGCTGTCCTCAAGACCCTACTAGCTTTCCTCAAGACCCTACTAGCTTTCCTCAAGAACCTACTAGCTTTCCTCAAGAACCTACTAGCTTTCCTCAAGAACCTACTAGCTTTCCTCAAGAACCTACTAGCTTTCCTCAAGAACCTACTAGCTTTCCTCAAGAACCTACTAGCTTTCCTCAAGAACCTACTAGCTTTCCTCAAGACCCTACTAGCTGTCCTCAAGACCCTACTAGCTATCCTCAAAACCCTATTAGCTGTCCTCAAGACCCTACTAGGTTTCCTCAAGACCCTACTAGCTTTCCTCAAGACCCTACTAGCTTTCCTCAAGAACCTACTAGCTTTCCTCAAGACCCTACTAGCTTTCCTCAAGAACCTACTAGCTTTCCTCAAGAACCTACTAGCTTTCCTCAAGAACCTACTAGCTTTCCTCAAGAACCTACTAGCTTTCCTCAAGAACCTACTAGCTTTCCTCAAGAACCTACTAGCTTTCCTCAAGAACCTACTAGCTTTCCTCAAGACCCTACTAGCTGTCCTCAAGACCCTACTAGCTATCCTCAAAACCCTATTAGCTGTCCTCAAGACCCTACTAGGTTTCCTCAAGACCCTACTAGCTTTCCTCAAGACCCTACTAGCTTTCCTCAAGAACCTACTAGCTTTCCTCAAGAACCTACTAGCTTTCCTCAAGAACCTACTAGCTTTCCTCAAGAACCTACTAGCTTTCCTCAAGAACCTACTAGCTTTCCTCAAGAACCTACTAGCTTTCCTCAAGAACCTACTAGCTTTCCTCAAGAACCTACTAGCTTTCCTCAAGAACCTACTAGCTTTCCTCAAGAACCTACTAGCTTTCCTCAAGAACCTACTAGCTTTCCTCAAGAACCTACTAGCTTTCCTCAAGAACCTACTAGCTTTCCTCAAGAACCTACTAGCTTTCCTCAAGAACCTACTAGCTTTCCTCAAGAACCTACTAGCTTTCCTCAAGAACCTACTAGCTTTCCTCAAGAACCTACTAGCTTTCCTCAAGAACCTACTAGCTTTCCTCAAGAACCTACTAGCTTTCCTCAAGACCCTACTAGCTGTatag